In the genome of Cydia strobilella chromosome Z, ilCydStro3.1, whole genome shotgun sequence, one region contains:
- the LOC134754109 gene encoding pancreas transcription factor 1 subunit alpha, with amino-acid sequence MSGARTQIADSSTSPPLSDSRRVEYSGMKFSYADGSDDEAPLNAELPSCVYAAARSRLQLPLAAYVHQHTRQLHSEVLLEASTEPEYQCGGSPYRVQRAAANVRERRRMLRSGPNGSINSAFDELRVHVPTFPYEKRLSKIDTLRLAIAYIALLREVLDADYDPLTYVEKCLRGEIKADRAHWNTSDLTARLSWINWENLGVNPQRRSVLTSLALGSDNLPYSHN; translated from the exons ATGTCAGGAGCCAGGACGCAGATTGCAGATTCATCAACTTCGCCGCCCTTAAG CGACAGTCGGCGGGTGGAGTACTCAGGCATGAAGTTCTCATACGCGGACGGCTCTGACGACGAGGCGCCGCTGAACGCCGAGCTGCCGTCGTGCGTATACGCGGCAGCGCGCAGCCGCCTGCAGCTCCCGCTGGCCGCCTACGTGCACCAGCACACCAGGCAGCTGCACTCTG AAGTCCTGCTGGAGGCGTCAACCGAGCCCGAGTACCAGTGCGGCGGCTCGCCGTACCgcgtgcagcgcgccgccgccaacGTCCGCGAGCGCCGACGGATGCTGAGGTCCGGCCCCAATGG CAGTATAAACTCGGCGTTCGACGAACTGCGCGTGCACGTGCCGACGTTCCCCTACGAGAAGCGGCTCAGTAAAATTGACACACTGCGCCTCGCCATCGCCTATATCGCTCTACTCAGGGAG GTCTTGGACGCTGATTATGATCCATTGACATACGTGGAGAAATGCTTGAGAGGAGAAATCAAAGCAGACAGAGCACATTGGAATACAAGTG ACCTGACGGCCCGGCTGTCATGGATCAACTGGGAGAACCTGGGCGTCAATCCGCAGCGCCGCAGCGTACTGACGTCGCTGGCTTTGGGCTCGGACAACCTGCCGTATTCACATAACTAA